GTATCTCCCTCGCATGCCATGTGTAAACCATTGCGCATGGCGGTGAAAACGGGCTGTCCTTCCGCCATTTCACTTTCAAATGTCCGCTTTAAAAAGTTTATGCGCTCGATCGAGGTCGTATCGGCGATGGTCGATTCAAGTACCAAGTCGGGATTTTGCCAATCGACGAAATGGTTTGTGGCAAAGAGTCGATTTTCCACGGGAAAAATTTCCTGCACCGGATTCGGATGCTGAGGATCCAACTGCCAGAGAGCGATCTCTTTTTTATCTGCTGCCATCAGATTGATGGACGATGCGATAGGGGTTTGGAGAAGGTAATTTCTTGCCTGTTCGATGGAAAGTGCGTTTTCCAAAAGGTCTCTCACCGCCAAATTATAGGGCAGCCCCGAAGCGATCGAAGCTCCCGACTCGCAGATGGCGACCGACAGATTCTCACTCATCCCTGTCAAGCTGCCCACCATGCCCGGAAAATCCACCGTAACATAAGAAGTCCCTGAGGGAGAGAGGCGACGGCTTAAAAAGGAATAGTCCCCGATGTGGCATCCGTTGATGTCCGGCCAGTCGAGATTGCGGCCAAGGTAGGCGCTCTCGCCTGTTTTATAGCCAACAGCGCTGCAGCCAAATGCCTGAGACTGCCCGGCCATGCCCATTTTTTTATAGGTATCCAAAAAGATATGGCCA
This genomic stretch from Estrella lausannensis harbors:
- a CDS encoding C45 family autoproteolytic acyltransferase/hydolase translates to MHSVQESRFMNLELPYGRVFQEEGIPVVQYYTSDPYKQGYAQGMLLGGEILELFREYIKPLLQALNAAPACCTQGREYKPSCELWDDYVKPYLIFSLNLCKDASKNRLLARQKEIVIPEGRKREMEGIVQAVNDYYGHRGTTLTMDDMINGHIFLDTYKKMGMAGQSQAFGCSAVGYKTGESAYLGRNLDWPDINGCHIGDYSFLSRRLSPSGTSYVTVDFPGMVGSLTGMSENLSVAICESGASIASGLPYNLAVRDLLENALSIEQARNYLLQTPIASSINLMAADKKEIALWQLDPQHPNPVQEIFPVENRLFATNHFVDWQNPDLVLESTIADTTSIERINFLKRTFESEMAEGQPVFTAMRNGLHMACEGDTIQRITMSPKDGVLEVSFDREWAAFRDKKKVVFEAKNLF